From Synergistaceae bacterium, the proteins below share one genomic window:
- a CDS encoding transposase: MPVRIIITSRTIADSTQVPQLIQGINAKSLLADRGYDTNNVLEAVKEAGMEVVIPPKRNRHEQRYYEFRHIVENTFFRVETLAWNSDAICKKYVNMFSIGTNLLYGNVA; the protein is encoded by the coding sequence TTATAACAAGCAGAACAATAGCAGATAGCACACAAGTTCCCCAACTCATTCAAGGAATAAATGCAAAAAGTTTACTTGCTGATCGCGGATATGATACAAATAATGTATTGGAAGCAGTCAAAGAAGCTGGAATGGAAGTAGTAATTCCGCCGAAGAGAAACCGCCATGAGCAACGATATTATGAATTTCGTCACATAGTAGAAAATACATTTTTTAGAGTTGAAACGTTGGCGTGGAATAGCGACGCGATATGCAAAAAATACGTCAACATGTTTAGCATCGGTACAAATTTGCTGTATGGTAATGTGGCTTAA